From Acidianus brierleyi:
CATATTTTTACAAGAAAAAAGGATTTAAAGTAGCCTTAGTAGGCGCTGATGTTTATAGACCTGCTGCGCTGGACCAACTTATCCAGCTAGGCGACCTAATAAAAGTTCCAGTATATGGTGAACAAGGAAATTATGACGCAGTAGGAATAGCTAAAAGAGGAGTAGAGAAATTCCTTTCGGAAAAATATGAAATAATTATTGTAGATACTGCAGGAAGACATGGTTATGGTGAAGAAACTAAGCTCTTAGAAGAGATGAAAAATATTTATGACGCATTGAAACCAGATGAGGTAACATTAGTTATTGATGCTTCGATAGGGCAGAAAGCGTTTGATTTAGCGTCAAGATTTAATCAGGCTAGTAAAGTTGGATCAATTATAATAACTAAAATGGACGGTACGGCTAAAGGCGGAGGAGCATTATCGGCTGTAGCAGCAACAGGGGCTATAATAAAATTTATTGGAACCGGAGAAAAAATAGAGGAACTTGAAGTATTTAATCCTAGAAGGTTTGTAGCAAGAATACTAGGAATGGGAGATATTGAAACAATAATAGAGAAAATGAAAGCATTAGAAGATTATGATTCAATACAGAAGAAAATGGAAGAAGTAATGTCTGGGAAAACTAAGTTAACATTACGAGATTTTTACAAACAAATGATAGCGTTAAGAAAGATGGGTCCGCTCTCTAAAATTTTGCAGTTAATGCCAGGCGTAAATATGCTAGGTCAAATTCCAGAAGATCAAATAAAAGTAGGAGAAGTTAAGATGCGAAGATGGATGGCAATAATGAACTCAATGACATATCAAGAGTTAGATAATCCATCAATAATAGATAAATCAAGGATAAAAAGGATAGCATTTGGGTCTGGTACAGAAATAGACGAAGTAAAAGAATTGTTAGACCACTTTAATAACGTTCAAAAAATGCTTAAAATGATAAAAAGGAGGAAAAGAGATGTCGAAAAACTTTTTGGACAGTTCGGAAATACTGGATAAAGCTAGAACTCTATTAAAAAAATATCCTTTATGTGATAGTTGCTTAGGAAGATGTTTTGCTAGATTAGGTTATAGTTTAACTAATGCAGAAAGAGGAAAATCCATAAAGATTTCTCTTCTTCTTCAAATTGATCAGGAAATTAAAGATCATAAAATAGAAGATTTAAGCGAAG
This genomic window contains:
- a CDS encoding signal recognition particle protein Srp54, giving the protein MLDNIKDAVRKFLSGSSSYEQAVDEFIKDLQKALISSDVNVKLVFSLSNKIKERLKKEKPPSSLERREWFIKIVYDELSSLFGGDKQPDVVPDKIPYVIMLVGVQGSGKTTTAGKLAYFYKKKGFKVALVGADVYRPAALDQLIQLGDLIKVPVYGEQGNYDAVGIAKRGVEKFLSEKYEIIIVDTAGRHGYGEETKLLEEMKNIYDALKPDEVTLVIDASIGQKAFDLASRFNQASKVGSIIITKMDGTAKGGGALSAVAATGAIIKFIGTGEKIEELEVFNPRRFVARILGMGDIETIIEKMKALEDYDSIQKKMEEVMSGKTKLTLRDFYKQMIALRKMGPLSKILQLMPGVNMLGQIPEDQIKVGEVKMRRWMAIMNSMTYQELDNPSIIDKSRIKRIAFGSGTEIDEVKELLDHFNNVQKMLKMIKRRKRDVEKLFGQFGNTG